The Hymenobacter sp. DG01 genome has a segment encoding these proteins:
- a CDS encoding PIG-L family deacetylase yields the protein MPFHPLRFLRTVLLAAVFTQSLSYSFTAQAQAPKTYSSSEILLGLKKLNVLGSVLYIAAHPDDENTRLIAYMANGRLLETGYLSCTRGDGGQNLIGPELREQLGVIRTQELLAARRIDGGRQFFTRANDFGFSKTPDETFTIWDKEQVLSDMVWVIRQRRPDVLITRFPPDSRAGHGHHIASAILAAEAFDAAGDPKRFPEQLKYVQPWQPKRLFWNTGSFFVKPGENMDGYLKVDAGAYNPLLGQSYGEIAARSRSQHKSQGFGSAAQRGEALEYLQYVKGDKAKSDPFEGIDMSWNRVPGGAAVGKLIDEVIRKYDPSNPSASVAGLLKVRAACEKLPKEASFWDSEKGREVNELIYACLGLSLSAVVQETSMPSGGELHLTIEALNRSSVPVNLRWLKPTAFNDDEIVNSFLLNKRLPATINEQLLANKLFSKQLTYTIPAKYSVSQPYWLREMGTIGMYKIPSVVEDVTLTSDLHGSIQIEGTSVLGEPENFPVADVDFELEIAGVPIIYSKPLQYKSTDPVEGEKYRPLVVVPPVAVNIGGRAYVFADNQPKTIPVTLRAGKAGVKGSVALTLPQGWKSEPASISFELASKDAEQTVQFRVQPGGGAKDGKTELRAVATVDGQTYSRGYQAIEYTHIPTQVLFPEAVAPLVKLDLKRKGQEIGYLMGAGDEVPDALRQIGYTVTLLKPEDLTDQNLRRFDAVVLGVRAYNTVDRLKTVQPTLLRYVENGGNLVVQYTVNRGTVLPQIGPYPLTLSSDRVTVENAAVTFLNPQQPLLNSPNKITAKDFEGWVQEQGLYYPSAWDPKYQTVISSADPGEKAKESAILVAKYGKGNYIYTGLSLFRELPAGVPGAYRLLTNMVSLGK from the coding sequence ATGCCTTTCCACCCCTTGCGCTTTCTCCGCACCGTCCTGCTGGCAGCAGTATTCACTCAGTCACTCAGTTACTCATTCACTGCCCAGGCCCAGGCGCCCAAAACCTACTCCTCGTCCGAGATTCTGCTGGGGCTCAAGAAGCTGAATGTGCTGGGCTCAGTGCTCTACATTGCCGCTCACCCCGACGACGAAAACACCCGTCTCATTGCCTACATGGCCAACGGCCGCCTGCTGGAAACCGGCTACCTCAGCTGCACCCGCGGCGACGGCGGCCAGAACCTCATCGGTCCGGAGCTGCGCGAACAGCTCGGCGTGATACGCACCCAGGAGCTGCTGGCGGCTCGGCGCATTGATGGGGGTAGGCAGTTCTTTACCCGTGCCAACGACTTCGGTTTCAGCAAAACCCCCGATGAAACCTTCACCATCTGGGACAAGGAGCAGGTGCTGTCCGACATGGTATGGGTGATTCGGCAGCGCCGCCCCGATGTGCTCATCACCCGCTTCCCGCCCGACAGCCGGGCCGGCCACGGTCACCACATCGCCTCCGCCATCCTGGCCGCCGAAGCCTTCGATGCTGCCGGCGACCCAAAACGCTTCCCCGAGCAGCTCAAATACGTGCAGCCTTGGCAGCCCAAGCGACTGTTCTGGAATACCGGCAGCTTCTTCGTGAAGCCCGGCGAAAACATGGATGGCTACCTGAAAGTGGATGCCGGTGCCTACAACCCCTTGCTGGGCCAGAGCTACGGCGAAATTGCCGCCCGCAGCCGCTCCCAGCATAAAAGCCAGGGCTTCGGCTCGGCGGCCCAGCGCGGCGAGGCGCTGGAGTACCTGCAATACGTGAAGGGCGACAAGGCCAAGTCCGACCCCTTCGAGGGCATCGACATGAGCTGGAACCGCGTGCCTGGCGGCGCGGCCGTGGGCAAGCTGATAGACGAGGTTATTCGGAAGTATGACCCCAGCAACCCCAGTGCCAGTGTGGCGGGGCTGCTGAAGGTGCGGGCTGCTTGTGAAAAACTGCCCAAAGAGGCATCCTTTTGGGATAGTGAGAAAGGTAGAGAAGTTAATGAATTGATATACGCCTGCTTAGGCTTAAGCTTATCAGCAGTAGTGCAGGAAACTTCCATGCCTTCTGGTGGTGAGCTGCATTTAACAATTGAGGCATTAAACCGCTCTTCTGTTCCTGTGAATTTAAGATGGCTTAAACCAACTGCCTTTAATGATGATGAAATAGTAAATTCTTTTTTATTGAATAAAAGATTACCGGCTACTATCAACGAACAACTGCTGGCTAACAAACTCTTTAGCAAGCAACTAACCTACACTATACCTGCTAAGTATTCTGTTTCACAGCCTTACTGGTTGCGTGAAATGGGCACAATCGGAATGTATAAGATTCCTAGTGTAGTAGAGGATGTAACTCTCACCAGTGACTTACACGGTTCTATCCAAATTGAAGGAACCAGTGTATTAGGTGAACCGGAAAACTTTCCGGTGGCTGACGTAGATTTTGAACTAGAAATAGCTGGGGTTCCAATCATCTATAGTAAACCTCTCCAATACAAAAGCACTGACCCAGTAGAAGGAGAGAAGTATCGCCCGCTGGTGGTGGTGCCGCCCGTGGCCGTGAACATCGGTGGACGCGCCTATGTCTTCGCCGACAACCAACCCAAAACCATTCCCGTGACCTTGCGGGCCGGTAAGGCGGGCGTGAAAGGCTCCGTGGCGCTGACCTTGCCGCAGGGCTGGAAGTCGGAGCCGGCGAGCATTTCTTTCGAGCTGGCCAGCAAAGACGCCGAGCAAACCGTGCAGTTCCGGGTGCAGCCGGGGGGTGGGGCTAAGGACGGCAAAACCGAGCTGCGGGCTGTGGCTACCGTGGACGGGCAAACCTATTCGCGCGGCTACCAGGCCATCGAGTATACCCACATTCCAACCCAGGTGCTCTTCCCCGAAGCCGTGGCCCCGCTGGTGAAGCTGGACCTCAAGCGCAAGGGCCAGGAAATCGGCTACCTCATGGGGGCCGGCGACGAGGTGCCTGACGCCCTGCGCCAGATTGGCTACACCGTCACCCTACTCAAGCCCGAGGACCTCACCGACCAGAACCTGCGCCGCTTCGATGCCGTGGTACTGGGCGTGCGGGCCTACAACACCGTGGACCGCCTCAAAACCGTGCAGCCCACCCTGCTCCGCTACGTGGAAAACGGTGGCAACCTGGTGGTGCAGTACACCGTGAACCGCGGCACCGTCCTGCCCCAGATCGGTCCCTACCCCCTTACCCTATCTTCGGACCGCGTAACGGTGGAAAACGCGGCCGTCACCTTCCTGAATCCCCAGCAGCCCCTGCTCAACTCGCCCAACAAAATTACCGCCAAGGATTTTGAAGGCTGGGTGCAAGAGCAGGGCCTGTACTACCCCAGTGCCTGGGACCCGAAGTACCAAACCGTCATCAGCTCCGCCGACCCCGGCGAGAAAGCTAAGGAAAGCGCCATTCTAGTGGCGAAGTATGGCAAAGGTAACTACATCTATACCGGCCTTTCGCTGTTCCGGGAGTTGCCCGCCGGCGTGCCCGGCGCCTACCGCTTGCTCACCAACATGGTGTCATTGGGCAAGTAG
- a CDS encoding S8 family peptidase: MAFPLTSRLRLLGLSFLLPVLAASAQTLPPAASNSAAATPQWYLLDPEQDGGVMGISARRAYQELLQGKASTPVIVAVIDAGIDTAHVDLKRVLWRNRKEIAGNDKDDDQNGYVDDVLGWSFLGGPDGRNINVETLEETRILAKLQPLYAGKVRTAVPAAKRAEFDLYQKVKKSYDAKVKENTQRLKEFNQAYLENSQGAAGLKQALGVARLDTATLRNPPTQDPELRQITQGLYATLVQTGFASLDDVLEEMKKGLKETQDQLDYGLNLKYNPRPIVGDRPEDTKQRDYGNRDVHGPDPMHGTHVAGIIGADRENNQGVLGVASNVQIMAVRAVPDGDERDKDVANAIRYAVDNGAQIINMSFGKYYSPQRPAVEEAIKYAASKNVLLVHSAGNENEDLDKTLQYPAPVYLSGQRIPNMITVGASARTNDENLVADFSNYGKNQVDVFAPGNQIYATLPGSRYGNLSGTSMAAPVVAGIAATLKSYYPQLTAVQLKRIILESAVPYHTKVRKPGSTTLVDFAELSRTGGLVNLYRALQLAQQPTPEPK, from the coding sequence ATGGCGTTTCCCCTCACTTCCCGGCTGCGGCTGCTGGGCCTCTCGTTTCTGCTGCCGGTGCTGGCCGCTTCTGCCCAGACTCTCCCTCCCGCCGCTTCCAACTCTGCCGCTGCTACGCCCCAATGGTATTTGCTTGACCCCGAGCAGGATGGGGGCGTGATGGGCATCAGTGCCCGGCGTGCCTACCAGGAGCTGCTCCAGGGCAAAGCCTCTACCCCGGTCATCGTGGCGGTTATTGATGCCGGCATCGATACGGCCCACGTGGACCTGAAGCGCGTGCTCTGGCGCAACCGCAAGGAAATTGCCGGCAATGACAAAGACGACGACCAGAACGGCTACGTTGATGACGTACTGGGCTGGAGCTTTCTGGGCGGGCCCGATGGGCGCAACATCAACGTAGAAACCCTGGAGGAAACCCGTATCCTGGCCAAGCTGCAGCCGCTGTACGCCGGCAAAGTGCGTACCGCCGTGCCCGCCGCCAAGCGCGCTGAGTTCGACCTTTATCAGAAGGTAAAGAAAAGCTACGACGCCAAGGTGAAGGAGAATACTCAGCGCCTTAAGGAGTTCAACCAGGCCTACCTCGAAAACTCCCAGGGCGCTGCTGGCCTCAAGCAGGCGCTGGGGGTAGCCCGCCTCGATACGGCCACCCTGCGCAACCCGCCCACCCAGGACCCGGAGCTGCGCCAGATTACGCAGGGCCTCTACGCTACTTTGGTGCAGACGGGCTTTGCCTCGCTGGATGATGTGCTGGAAGAAATGAAGAAGGGCCTGAAGGAGACTCAGGACCAGCTTGACTACGGCCTTAACCTGAAATACAACCCCCGCCCCATTGTGGGCGACCGGCCCGAGGATACCAAACAGCGCGACTATGGCAACCGCGACGTACACGGCCCCGACCCTATGCACGGTACCCACGTAGCCGGCATCATTGGCGCCGACCGGGAAAACAACCAGGGCGTGCTAGGGGTGGCCTCCAACGTGCAGATTATGGCCGTGCGTGCCGTACCCGATGGTGATGAGCGGGACAAGGACGTGGCTAACGCCATCCGCTACGCCGTGGACAACGGGGCCCAGATCATCAACATGAGCTTTGGCAAGTACTACTCGCCCCAGCGCCCGGCCGTGGAGGAAGCTATCAAGTACGCCGCCAGCAAAAACGTACTGCTGGTGCACTCAGCGGGCAACGAAAACGAGGACCTCGACAAAACTCTGCAGTACCCGGCCCCGGTGTACCTCAGCGGGCAGCGCATCCCTAACATGATTACGGTGGGCGCCTCGGCTCGCACCAACGATGAAAACCTGGTGGCCGACTTCTCGAACTACGGCAAAAATCAGGTAGATGTATTCGCGCCCGGCAACCAGATTTACGCTACCCTGCCCGGCAGCCGCTACGGCAACCTGAGCGGCACCAGCATGGCTGCCCCTGTGGTAGCGGGCATTGCTGCCACCCTGAAATCGTACTACCCCCAGCTAACGGCCGTGCAGCTCAAGCGCATCATTCTGGAGTCGGCGGTGCCCTACCACACCAAGGTGCGCAAACCCGGCTCCACTACCCTTGTCGATTTCGCGGAGCTCTCCCGCACGGGCGGCCTCGTGAACCTCTACCGCGCCCTGCAACTGGCCCAGCAGCCCACGCCCGAGCCGAAATAA
- a CDS encoding DUF805 domain-containing protein encodes MALLEQYPVLWGRQERKEFAFELVPVVLPLALLYGFTPQGQVPPLWLASGLWLLATALVAVLAVRRLHDVGRSGWYALLLLVPGLNALLLVALLLLPGQPFATRHGAANRLQTTG; translated from the coding sequence ATGGCATTGTTAGAGCAGTATCCGGTGTTATGGGGGCGGCAGGAGCGGAAGGAATTTGCATTTGAACTGGTGCCGGTGGTGTTGCCGCTGGCGTTGCTGTATGGTTTTACGCCCCAGGGCCAGGTGCCACCGCTGTGGCTGGCCTCGGGGCTGTGGCTGCTGGCTACCGCGCTGGTGGCGGTGTTGGCAGTGCGCCGCCTGCACGATGTGGGGCGCAGCGGCTGGTATGCCCTGCTGCTACTGGTGCCGGGCCTGAATGCCCTGCTTTTAGTGGCGCTGTTGCTGCTGCCGGGGCAGCCCTTCGCTACCCGCCACGGGGCCGCTAACCGGTTGCAGACCACCGGCTAA
- a CDS encoding YitT family protein, giving the protein MTDFHPMPSSELPATPSSGGTSLKRPGPSARSARDRRWWRRQVANTLLMVVGVFSAGFGLESFLLPGGFLDGGVTGVSLLIVRVFGLPLPALIVVLNIPFVLMAWRQLDPGVAIRTLLGILGLALVLALIPYPIVTQDKLLISVFGGFFLGAGIGLAMRGGGVLDGTEIMAIYLSKQSSMSVGDIILVFNILIFGVAAWVLSIETALYSILAYLSAAKTIDFIIDGLEEYTGVTIVSGRSDAIRRMITEKLGRGATVYTGKRGYGTRGEQPNPVDIVFTVITRLEVSKLKAEVEQIDRQAFMVMHSVRDTKGGMIKKRPLH; this is encoded by the coding sequence ATGACTGATTTCCATCCCATGCCTTCGTCCGAGTTACCTGCTACCCCTTCTTCCGGCGGCACCAGCCTGAAACGCCCGGGCCCCAGTGCCCGCTCTGCCCGCGACCGGCGCTGGTGGCGGCGGCAGGTGGCCAACACCTTATTAATGGTAGTGGGAGTGTTTTCGGCGGGGTTCGGGTTGGAGAGCTTTCTGCTGCCCGGCGGCTTCCTGGACGGGGGCGTAACCGGGGTTTCCCTGCTGATAGTCAGGGTTTTCGGCCTGCCCCTGCCGGCGCTTATCGTGGTCCTGAACATTCCATTTGTGCTCATGGCCTGGCGGCAGCTCGACCCCGGCGTTGCCATCCGGACCCTGCTCGGTATTCTGGGCTTGGCCTTGGTGCTGGCCCTGATTCCCTACCCCATCGTCACGCAGGATAAGCTGCTGATATCGGTATTCGGGGGCTTCTTCCTGGGGGCCGGCATCGGGCTGGCCATGCGGGGCGGGGGCGTGCTCGATGGCACCGAAATTATGGCCATCTATTTGAGCAAACAGTCGAGCATGAGCGTGGGGGATATCATTCTGGTATTCAACATTCTCATTTTTGGAGTGGCGGCCTGGGTGCTGTCCATCGAAACGGCCCTGTACTCCATCCTGGCCTACCTCTCGGCGGCCAAAACCATCGATTTTATTATTGATGGTCTGGAGGAGTACACCGGCGTCACCATCGTATCGGGCCGCTCCGATGCCATCCGCCGCATGATTACCGAAAAGCTGGGCCGGGGTGCTACCGTGTACACCGGCAAGCGCGGCTACGGCACCCGCGGCGAGCAGCCCAACCCTGTTGATATCGTCTTCACGGTTATCACCCGCCTCGAAGTCTCGAAGCTAAAAGCCGAAGTAGAGCAAATTGACCGCCAGGCCTTCATGGTCATGCACAGCGTCCGGGACACCAAAGGCGGCATGATCAAGAAGCGCCCCCTGCATTAG
- a CDS encoding MOSC domain-containing protein, whose product MAAPLLLSDLYIYPVKSLGGIRVAEAAVEPRGLRHDRRWLIVNERNQFMTQRQTPAMAHLKVSAAYNGFLLSHLARPDLLPLFVPFEATPEKTLFVTIWDDMVFAWRARPECDEWLSEALGQPCKLVYMSDMVRRDVERDYNPEGKLVSFADAYPFLMIGQESLQELNGRLAEPVGMDRFRPNLVFSGGQPFGEDAWHHFLIGELPFRAVRACGRCVLTTIDQCTATRHPLGEPLRTLAGYRSEGNSVNFGQNVTGSGQGLLRVGDAIQVLDYKN is encoded by the coding sequence ATGGCTGCACCTCTCCTTCTCTCCGACCTGTACATCTACCCTGTTAAGTCGCTGGGCGGCATCCGCGTAGCGGAAGCGGCGGTGGAGCCCCGCGGCCTCCGCCACGACCGGCGGTGGCTGATTGTGAATGAGCGCAACCAGTTCATGACCCAGCGGCAAACCCCCGCCATGGCTCATCTGAAGGTGTCGGCGGCCTACAATGGCTTCCTGCTCAGCCACCTCGCCCGCCCCGATCTGCTGCCCTTGTTCGTGCCCTTTGAGGCTACCCCCGAAAAAACCCTGTTCGTTACCATCTGGGACGATATGGTGTTTGCCTGGCGCGCCCGCCCCGAGTGCGACGAGTGGCTTTCGGAAGCCCTGGGGCAGCCCTGCAAGCTGGTGTACATGTCGGATATGGTGCGCCGCGACGTGGAGCGCGACTACAACCCGGAAGGTAAGCTGGTGAGCTTCGCCGATGCCTACCCCTTTCTGATGATCGGGCAGGAATCGTTGCAGGAGCTGAATGGGCGCCTGGCCGAGCCCGTTGGCATGGACCGCTTCCGCCCTAACCTGGTGTTCAGCGGGGGTCAGCCCTTCGGCGAGGATGCGTGGCACCACTTTCTGATTGGGGAGCTGCCGTTCCGGGCCGTGCGGGCCTGTGGCCGGTGCGTGCTCACCACCATCGACCAGTGCACTGCTACCCGCCACCCGCTTGGCGAACCCCTGCGCACTTTGGCCGGCTACCGCTCGGAGGGCAACAGCGTGAACTTCGGGCAGAACGTGACCGGCAGCGGCCAGGGCCTGCTCCGCGTAGGAGACGCCATCCAGGTGCTGGACTACAAAAACTAA
- a CDS encoding DUF547 domain-containing protein has translation MPRQFRFLPHRFVFLWLCLLAPLLLRAEDNNTLQLLHEPWGRLLHHHVTSDGRLDYEALIDEEDKLLDYLESLRKVKPDPSSWTHDDTEAFWLNVYNASATYLVLQYYPVASINDIRVKTVSGVKSPWEAPVVNVGGQSYSLNQIERQMLRDQFHDPRVHFALMYGAASNAPVLAEPYDGAHLGAQLDAQARRFINDPAFNQLTPQRVLLSGLFQAYATEFGTDAQVLAFVNRYARTPVLPTAQVEYQSFSWALNDRSVLSSSHALNKR, from the coding sequence ATGCCTCGTCAGTTTCGTTTTTTACCCCACCGGTTTGTATTCCTTTGGCTGTGTCTGCTGGCACCCCTTCTGCTCCGGGCCGAGGATAACAACACCCTGCAGCTCCTGCACGAGCCCTGGGGCCGCCTGTTGCACCACCATGTAACCTCCGATGGGCGCTTGGACTACGAGGCGCTGATAGACGAAGAAGATAAGCTGCTGGACTACCTCGAAAGCCTGCGCAAAGTAAAGCCGGACCCCAGCTCCTGGACCCACGACGACACCGAGGCCTTCTGGCTGAACGTGTACAATGCCTCGGCCACCTATTTAGTACTGCAGTACTACCCCGTTGCCAGCATCAACGATATCCGGGTGAAAACAGTGAGCGGCGTGAAGTCGCCGTGGGAAGCGCCGGTAGTAAACGTGGGGGGCCAGAGTTACTCCCTTAACCAGATTGAGCGGCAAATGCTGCGCGACCAGTTTCATGACCCGCGCGTGCATTTTGCCCTCATGTATGGGGCCGCCTCCAATGCCCCCGTGCTGGCTGAGCCCTACGACGGTGCTCACCTCGGCGCTCAACTGGATGCGCAAGCCCGGCGCTTCATCAATGACCCGGCCTTCAACCAGCTTACGCCCCAGCGCGTCCTGCTCTCGGGCCTGTTTCAGGCGTACGCTACCGAGTTCGGGACGGATGCTCAGGTGCTGGCCTTTGTGAACCGCTATGCCCGCACCCCGGTACTGCCTACCGCTCAGGTAGAGTATCAGTCGTTTAGCTGGGCCCTCAACGACCGGAGTGTGCTCAGCAGCTCCCACGCTCTGAACAAACGCTAG
- a CDS encoding DUF2461 domain-containing protein: MNLTPVLEFLRHLAANNNKAWMDAHRADYHQARAEYTAFVAELLRMASLDLEPGLRGLNPSDVMFRINKNDRFQQSDEPYKRHMGAGLKPGGRHSAWAGYFVAVEPGGETYVGAGRWLPEPAQLARIRQEIHYNAPAFHALRQDAALLRQFPDGLDMSQSLKTAPKGYDRADPDVEWLRLKSFFVWRSFPDAEVRRPDFAARVLEAWQAARPFVRFLNEAMREEGN, from the coding sequence ATGAACCTGACTCCCGTTCTGGAATTTCTGCGCCATCTCGCGGCCAACAACAACAAAGCCTGGATGGACGCGCACCGCGCCGACTACCACCAGGCCCGCGCCGAGTACACCGCTTTCGTGGCCGAGCTGCTGCGCATGGCTTCCCTCGATCTGGAGCCTGGGCTGCGGGGCCTCAACCCGTCGGATGTGATGTTCCGCATCAATAAAAACGACCGGTTTCAGCAAAGCGACGAGCCTTACAAGCGGCACATGGGCGCGGGCCTTAAGCCCGGCGGACGGCATAGTGCCTGGGCCGGCTACTTTGTGGCCGTGGAGCCCGGCGGCGAAACCTACGTGGGAGCGGGCCGCTGGCTGCCCGAACCGGCTCAGTTGGCCCGTATCCGCCAGGAAATTCACTACAACGCTCCGGCCTTTCATGCCCTGCGGCAGGACGCTGCGCTGCTGCGCCAGTTTCCTGATGGGCTGGACATGTCTCAATCCCTGAAAACGGCCCCCAAAGGCTATGACCGCGCCGACCCCGACGTGGAGTGGCTACGCCTGAAAAGCTTCTTCGTGTGGCGCTCCTTCCCCGATGCTGAGGTACGCCGCCCCGACTTCGCGGCCCGGGTGCTGGAAGCCTGGCAGGCGGCCCGCCCCTTCGTGCGCTTCCTCAATGAAGCCATGCGGGAGGAAGGAAATTAG
- a CDS encoding deoxynucleoside kinase, with product MHIAIVGNIGAGKTTLANKLAHHFNWEVFLEDVDHNPYLKDFYDDMPRWAFHLQVYFLNSRFRQTQQIKALQQASKGVIQDRTIYEDAHIFAANLHQSGLMTERDYQNYLSLFTSMISMVNPPDLLLYLRADLPKLVAQIDKRNRDYENNIKIDYLKHLNEHYEEWISGYKAGRLLIVDVNNLDYVNNPEDLSVIIEKINSTLFGLF from the coding sequence ATGCACATTGCAATCGTCGGTAACATTGGCGCCGGCAAAACCACGCTAGCCAATAAGTTGGCTCACCACTTCAACTGGGAGGTGTTCCTGGAGGACGTGGACCACAATCCCTACCTCAAGGATTTCTACGACGACATGCCCCGCTGGGCGTTTCATCTGCAGGTATATTTCCTCAATAGCCGCTTCCGCCAGACCCAGCAGATTAAAGCCCTGCAGCAGGCCAGCAAGGGCGTGATTCAGGACCGAACCATCTACGAGGATGCCCACATCTTCGCGGCCAACCTGCACCAGTCGGGCCTGATGACCGAGCGCGACTACCAGAACTACCTGAGCCTGTTCACTTCCATGATCAGCATGGTGAACCCGCCCGACCTGCTGCTGTACCTGCGTGCCGACCTGCCCAAGCTGGTAGCCCAGATTGACAAGCGCAACCGCGACTACGAAAACAACATCAAAATCGACTACCTCAAACACCTCAATGAGCACTATGAGGAGTGGATCAGCGGGTACAAGGCCGGCCGGCTGCTCATCGTAGATGTTAACAACCTCGATTACGTCAACAACCCCGAGGATTTGAGCGTCATCATCGAAAAGATTAACAGCACTCTGTTCGGGCTGTTTTAG
- a CDS encoding DUF6565 domain-containing protein → MKPFLFSLALLTGTGLLIAPAAVAQQTPKTTKAPSASSTTAGVERDLRVFSDWVNSKVDQAATTARRELPRLTEEFDRQSRRIDKAVDSLTVEGKREYSIQKVRYKKWATRQDSLDAAASRPATADQAQRRLLGEDVNISRARPTELPDLYFRLIETMRTDRKNWTQADWSAASAVLSRLNARYEQVREQLPLEERLRIRSLQGEFRTLEKARDVKDVIRE, encoded by the coding sequence ATGAAACCTTTCCTGTTTTCGCTTGCCCTGCTTACGGGCACTGGCCTGCTGATAGCTCCGGCTGCCGTGGCCCAGCAAACTCCTAAAACCACCAAAGCGCCCTCGGCCAGCTCTACTACGGCCGGCGTGGAGCGCGACCTGCGCGTGTTCAGCGACTGGGTGAACAGCAAGGTAGATCAGGCGGCCACCACAGCCCGCCGCGAGCTGCCCCGCCTCACGGAGGAGTTTGACCGCCAGAGCCGCCGCATTGATAAAGCCGTGGACAGCCTGACGGTAGAAGGCAAGCGCGAATACAGCATCCAGAAAGTGCGCTACAAAAAGTGGGCTACCCGCCAGGATAGCCTGGATGCCGCCGCCAGCCGCCCGGCCACTGCCGACCAGGCCCAGCGCCGCCTGTTGGGCGAAGACGTGAATATCAGCCGGGCCCGGCCTACCGAGCTGCCCGATCTGTACTTCCGCCTCATTGAAACCATGCGCACCGACCGCAAGAACTGGACCCAGGCCGACTGGAGTGCTGCCAGCGCCGTGCTTAGCCGCCTGAACGCCCGCTACGAGCAGGTACGGGAGCAACTGCCCCTGGAGGAGCGCCTACGCATCCGGAGCCTGCAGGGCGAATTCCGGACCCTGGAAAAAGCCCGTGACGTGAAAGACGTAATTCGGGAATAA